CCCATGAAATGACCGCGGATTTTCATCCGCGACGCAGCGCAACCGCCCGCCGATATGGTTATCTTGTGGGGACGGATGAGGGAGCCCGGTCTCCCTTTCGCCGACGCTACGAGTGGGCCGTGCGCCAGCCGCTCGATGCCGCGGCGCTGGCCGACGAAGCGGCCAGCCTGATGGGGGAGCACACGTTCCGGGCGTTTGCCGTGGCCAATACGGCGCCAATCGACGATCACCATCGCTGCGTGATTCAACACGCCGCCTGGGTGCCTCGCGATGGCGGCTGGGTGTTCGAAGTGGCGGCGAACCGGTTTCTCCATCACATGGTACGATTTCTCGTGGGCACCATGATCGACGTGGCGCAGGGGCGCCGACCGCGCGGTACCATCGCGCGGCTGCTTGTGACACCTGACAATCACGAGACCTCCGCACCCGCCCCGGCACACGGGCTGTCGCTGCGGCAGGTGGTGTATCCGGCCTCATGCTACGTGGTGCCGCCGGCATGAGGTCGCGCGCCACTCTGGTGGGCGCCATGGCACTGGTGCTGCTTGGCTGCGAAGGCGCCAACCCGTCGCGCTCGGAAGCGCAAAGTCGCACCCTGCCCCAGGCCCCGCCGCGTCCCGCGGGCCCCGTGCCAGCCGCCAGTGTCGACGCCTCGCGGCGCACGGCCATCACCACCGCCGTGGAGCGCGTGGCGCCGGCCGTGGTCACGGTGCAAACGGAAACCGTCGAACGCTACCCCGTCGACTTCCTCGAGTATTTCATGGGCGGGCGCACTGGCGAGCGACGCAACGCCGGCATCGGCTCCGGGTTCATCGTGCGCGGCGACGGCATCATTGTCACCAATGCGCACGTGGTCGCCGGCGCATCACGGGTATCGGTGGCCATGCGCGACGGGACGCGCTACGAGGCCGAGGTGGTGGGCCTCGATGAATCCAACGACCTGGCCGTCGTGCGCATCAAGGCCAGTGCGCTGCCCACCGCCCCGCTTGGTCGCTCGTCAGACCTCATTGTCGGTGAGTGGACCATCGCCATCGGCAATCCGTTCGGTTTTGTTCTGGGCAACACCGAACCCAGTGTGTCGGTGGGTGTGGTAAGCGGCGTGGGTCGCAATCTTGCGGGTCGCGGTGACGCGGGCGGCGCATCGCTCGACATGATTCAGACCGATGCCGCCATCAACCCCGGCAACTCCGGCGGACCACTGGTCAACGCCTCCGGCGAAGTCATTGGTGTGAACAGCTCCATCTACACGCCGAGCGGCGGCTCGGTGGGTCTCGGTTTTGCCATCCCCATTGATCGCACCAAGCGCATCGTCGAGGATCTGCTCGAACACGGTGCCGTGCGTCAGCCCTGGGTGGGCATTCGCCTGCAGACGCCGCAGGTGCAGACGGCGCGTGAAGTCGCGTCCGTGGGTGCGGTGGTGGCGCGCGTGGTGCCTGGGTCACCCGCCGAGAAAGCCGGCGTGCAGGTAGGCGACCAGTTGGTGGGCGCCGG
The Gemmatimonas sp. UBA7669 genome window above contains:
- the truA gene encoding tRNA pseudouridine(38-40) synthase TruA → MDLRSILLVTQYDGVRFAGWQRQPDARTVQGDMEAVLRRLCGDQPISAVGAGRTDAGVHAHGQGVGVRVPARWTPESLRRALNALLPDDIWVADAHEMTADFHPRRSATARRYGYLVGTDEGARSPFRRRYEWAVRQPLDAAALADEAASLMGEHTFRAFAVANTAPIDDHHRCVIQHAAWVPRDGGWVFEVAANRFLHHMVRFLVGTMIDVAQGRRPRGTIARLLVTPDNHETSAPAPAHGLSLRQVVYPASCYVVPPA
- a CDS encoding S1C family serine protease produces the protein MRSRATLVGAMALVLLGCEGANPSRSEAQSRTLPQAPPRPAGPVPAASVDASRRTAITTAVERVAPAVVTVQTETVERYPVDFLEYFMGGRTGERRNAGIGSGFIVRGDGIIVTNAHVVAGASRVSVAMRDGTRYEAEVVGLDESNDLAVVRIKASALPTAPLGRSSDLIVGEWTIAIGNPFGFVLGNTEPSVSVGVVSGVGRNLAGRGDAGGASLDMIQTDAAINPGNSGGPLVNASGEVIGVNSSIYTPSGGSVGLGFAIPIDRTKRIVEDLLEHGAVRQPWVGIRLQTPQVQTAREVASVGAVVARVVPGSPAEKAGVQVGDQLVGAGTRPVRNPFEWEARLLDLRVGEQLPITVRRGSRDLRLTLTVADAPEVTARKVTVLQELQLVTLTDAIRQERGVASNMGALVYRSSDRIREEIGLQEGDVIAQVGQTRINSAEAASAAIERYGARGPVFLVFERNRRFYQTSFYLR